Part of the Montipora capricornis isolate CH-2021 unplaced genomic scaffold, ASM3666992v2 scaffold_283, whole genome shotgun sequence genome, TACATGTTATGCTTTTGTAGTGTGTCCACGTCTAGCTCGGTGTCGACATCCTCGTCAGTGTCAACGTCATCAAGCATATCAACCTCCACCAGGTAATTTTAAAGTTTATGCCAGCAcacgaaattaattaataaagtctTTTCTTTAAAGCTAAACCAACTGTTACAAGATAGCCCAAACATAGAATCCCCTGCATTCAAGGACACTGGTATTTTCATTAAGAACTTCATACTCTTAGAGACGATTTGACTGTGTATCTATCACAATTtcctctcagctactccagttctgtgtcgTCATCGTCCCGTTCAACgtcttcaagttattcgacaccaaccaccacatcttcctcaaggtactcaagcagattcatctctaaaatatatgaacaaatcctttttaaacattgtcacCAATCAAAATCTTCTACTTATTTATTACTTTAGCACACTGATCCAGTAATATAATGCTTTTTTAGTGTGTCCACGTCCAGCTCAGTCTCAACAtcttcgtcagtgtctacatcatcCTCACTGTCCACATCATCGTCGgtgtcgacatcatcgtcacaatcgacctcatctagcatttccacttcctctaggtaattgcaaacaatttacACTAAGTTACAGAAAGCTGCTATAATAAGATATGTTCtacttttaaacgtttttagtgctgtcattctaaaaaaattccatcttcttttcctttaactttagaaaaaaacactacaaatcaactttacacaaccctaaacacatttttaaattcactACAACCTTGTAGGGAACATTCATGATCTTTAATACTATGATAACCTATcattaaaaagtgttttctctCATGTCAGTGTCTCCACGTCCAGTTCAgtgtcgacatcatcgtcagtgtctacatcatcaTCGGTCTCGACATCGTCGTCAGTGTCTACAACTTCGTCAGTATCAACATCATCGTCTGTCTCAACATCATcctcacaatcgacctcatctagcctttcaagttcctctaggtaattgcaaacaagtTACACTAATTTACAGAAAGCTATTATAATGCCATATGTTTGTAGACTGAGAATAGTAAAACGTATTAATTGCTGTCGTTTCTGAAAGGATTATATATTACTTTCATGTACAGTACCtatatgaaaaaatacaatCCTATAATTTGCACGCTTTCTTTGCAAGAGGGAAAGATTTACCTCAAGCTAACATTATAAAGCTATTGCCAAACGCAAGTTCTCCACAAGGACATTAGTATTTTCATCAAGAACTGCATACTCTTAGAAAGACTTTGACTGTCTAATCCTCccacaatttcatttcagctactccagttctgtgtcatcatcctccctttcaagctcttcaagttattcgacaccaacaaccacaactgtgtccacaacatcttcctcaaggtacttAAGCAAACTGATCTCTAAAATATGTTtccttatcaaaattaatactttcctctcatttaagaagcacaaaatacccttaaaacatggttgcctataaaaacaaaaccctaCCTCCTTATTACTTTAGCAGACCGAAAGATTAATATACATGTTATGCTTTTGTAGTGTGTCCACGTCTAGCTCGGTGTCGACATCCTCGTCAGTGTCAACGTCATCAAGCATATCAACCTCCACCAGGTAATTTTAAAGTTTATGCCAGCAcacgaaattaattaataaagtctTTTCTTTAAAGCTAAACCAACTGTTACAAGATAGCCCAAACATAGAATCCCCTGCATTCAAGGACACTGGTATTTTCATTAAGAACTTCATACTCTTAGAGACGATTTGACTGTGTATCTATCACAATTtcctctcagctactccagttctgtgtcgTCATCGTCCCGTTCAACgtcttcaagttattcgacaccaaccaccacatcttcctcaaggtactcaagcagattcatctctaaaatatatgaacaaatcctttttaaacattgtcacCAATCAAAATCTTCTACTTATTTATTACTTTAGCACACTGATCCAGTAATATAATGCTTTTTTAGTGTGTCCACGTCCAGCTCAGTCTCAACAtcttcgtcagtgtctacatcatcCTCACTGTCCACATCATCGTCGgtgtcgacatcatcgtcacaatcgacctcatctagcatttccacttcctctaggtaattgcaaacaatttacACTAAGTTACAGAAAGCTGCTATAATAAGATATGTTCtacttttaaacgtttttagtgctgtcattctaaaaaaattccatcttcttttcctttaactttagaaaaaaacactacaaatcaactttacacaaccctaaacacatttttaaattcactACAACCTTGTAGGGAACATTCATGATCTTTAATACTATGATAACCTATCATTAAAAGTGTTTTCTCTCATGTCAGTGTCTCCACGTCCAGTTCAgtgtcgacatcatcgtcagtgtctacatcatcaTCGGTCTCGACATCGTCGTCAGTGTCTACAACTTCGTCAGTATCAACATCATCGTCTGTCTCAACATCATcctcacaatcgacctcatctagcctttcaagttcctctaggtaattgcaaacaagtTACACTAATTTACAGAAAGCTATTATAATGCCATATGTTTGTAGACTGAGAATAGTAAAACGTATTAATTGCTGTCGTTTCTGAAAGGATTATATATTACTTTCATGTACAGTACCtatatgaaaaaatacaatCCTATAATTTGCACGCTTTCTTTGCAAGAGGGAAAGATTTACCTCAAGCTAACATTATAAAGCTATTGCCAAACGCAAGTTCTCCACAAGGACATTAGTATTTTCATCAAGAACTGCATACTCTTAGAAAGACTTTGACTGTCTAATCCTCccacaatttcatttcagctactccagttctgtgtcatcatcctccctttcaagctcttcaagttatttgacaccaacaaccacaactgtgtccacaacatcttcctcaaggtacttAAGCAAACTGATCTCTAAAATATGTTtccttatcaaaattaatactttcctctcatttaagaagcacaaaatacccttaaaacatggttgcctataaaaacaaaaccctaCCTCCTTATTACTTTAGCAGACCGAAAGATTAATATACATGTTATGCTTTT contains:
- the LOC138035163 gene encoding clumping factor A-like → MLDEVDCDDDVDTDDDVDSEDDVDTDEDVETELDVDTLKSIILLDQCAKELERLDEVDCEDDVETDDDVDTDEVVDTDDDVETDDDVDTDDDVDTELDVETLT